In Pseudomonas fluorescens, one genomic interval encodes:
- a CDS encoding DUF6896 domain-containing protein has product MSDQNEALDILINDFISMVESSTLIFERKFGTRDIRRLWYTKTIKRRGRVTRGVKYELHGVGCRINLSTGSVDFDYGPNGEINGFDTWRLYNFARERPSKHRKYCDEKIIKKELEEYLNLKKIKKMSAFSNLYVWADSKETD; this is encoded by the coding sequence ATGAGCGATCAAAATGAAGCTTTGGACATCCTGATAAATGACTTTATCTCCATGGTAGAGTCCAGCACGCTGATATTTGAGCGCAAATTTGGCACTCGTGACATTCGACGGCTCTGGTACACCAAGACAATAAAGCGACGAGGAAGAGTCACTCGAGGCGTTAAATATGAATTGCATGGTGTTGGCTGCCGCATCAATCTATCGACAGGAAGCGTAGATTTTGACTATGGCCCAAACGGTGAAATTAATGGGTTTGATACTTGGCGCCTATACAATTTTGCCCGCGAAAGACCATCTAAACATAGGAAATATTGCGATGAAAAAATCATTAAAAAAGAACTGGAAGAATATCTTAATTTAAAAAAAATCAAAAAAATGTCAGCCTTCAGTAACCTGTATGTATGGGCTGACTCAAAAGAAACCGATTAA
- a CDS encoding RHS repeat-associated core domain-containing protein, with product MFQTDRLLALNNSIGLLVVAALNPQHPDFETLIREFRLCLNNYEAWAEQLWTGTALDVEQVFKVGDHVRLSAPVKSRQPIQTLVVMCPASGPLTLVHLFEAARFVPIGDTPVMLEPVIGEIDGVLSFGEPLRHTIGPSGILEVSDCDRGQRYRITFFPDVSTDHIQALYASYEEILDGMEVWLRQEWDGFQPLWAEFSGAGLADRYQQLQQADWRGFEKALHDIWDDVKQLFALLADLQANSEKLLQYLSDVELQALLDASSEAIANGLLILSDEPLLFIHLAAFTSWLKMLPPQYLAEVVAEVRVELLISFLLMRVSGGVGVPVRLSSKVLSKIKSPRARQWLAASALRLSELTSTADLSKHAGALKPLMVNARNVSLKPTPAIPLNIRQADSVVLSVPNPAPMAREKSRNTTRMERHEPRDDASNQAKNPNGDSADCAPLTCTNGCPVSMVTGEELLTLTDGTLDGLLPFEFTRLYRTSAVEIDVGLGFGWSHSLAHRLEFDGEAVVWVDHENRRTRFPLPSVERPAIHNSLSRAAIFLGDEPEELILALAGDTARFYHFRAGRLVAVSDAYGNRLIVSRDHQQRIVRLDNGAGRSLLLRYDRAHLVAVDYQVLEADGWRTEQTLVSYCYDARQRLLAATNAVGDSERYDYDDQHVILQRQLTGGASFFWEWERSGKAARCVRHWASFAQMDTRYVWADDGSVAVHYVDGSEETYVHDDSARLVRKVAADGGEHLKAYDDQGRLIAEQDPLGAVTEYRYDDVGRLIALLPPDDEPTSYEYRNGFLHSRSRGEAVWTFRRNAEGDVTEAVDPDGQVTHYYYDTRGQLLSIRYPDTSRHKLSWNDLGQLIEETLPDGGVRRFSYDALGRRTTTCDEHGAITRQQWDAVGRLVQTTFPTGATRAYSYGAYGQVTAERDELGRITRYEYDDDLHLVSRKINPDGTRVQYRYDHAQLLLTEIENESGEKYRLDYTPTGLIRQETGFDGRRTAYAYDRNGHLLEKTEFGDDGSTLVTVYARDAAGRLLLKTLPDGVEVAYTYDRLGRLTGVDDGQKHPLAFEYDRQDRLITEHQGWGTLRYVYDACGQLKRQRLPDNSKLDYHYAKGGALTAIDLNGTRLSSHVYQSGREQQRQQGLLRSDYAYDDQGRLLAHAVGHQHDSLYRRDYAYSANGNLEHIADSRHGQRTYGYDALDRLIRVRHSRDELPESFAHDPAGNLLMQDRAGPTRIKGNRLLMQGDRHYDYDAFGNLIRERRGRDQQLVTEYRYDCQHRLIGLTRADGQTATYQYDAFGRRIRKTVDGQTTEFFWQGDHLVAESGPNHHRSYVYEPGTFRPLALLDGKGPKKACPFYYQLDHLGTPQELTDYSGEIVWSAQYDAYGKVSAITLAGEDYLDQPLRFQGQYFDAESGLHYNRHRYYDPRLGRYLTPDPIKLAGGLNQYRYVPNPTGWVDPLGLNSNCPPPNKPGCEVPGGIGGAKVDEGEPKLPTIAHNIDPKTLKRVHTIEGKTSTRTVEDYKNKMRNGYGPTDPITVIEHDGNLYILDGHHRAAAARQTSTNVTIKLITDLKTYNGALRSIEDVLESANNVGLDRLEHRRRR from the coding sequence ATGTTTCCACCGACCATATCCAAGCGCTGTACGCCTCCTATGAAGAGATTCTGGACGGGATGGAGGTCTGGCTTCGCCAGGAGTGGGACGGGTTTCAGCCGCTGTGGGCGGAGTTTTCCGGCGCCGGTTTGGCTGATCGTTACCAGCAGTTGCAACAGGCCGACTGGCGCGGTTTCGAGAAAGCCCTGCACGACATCTGGGATGACGTTAAACAGCTGTTTGCCCTGCTCGCCGACCTGCAGGCCAACAGCGAAAAACTCCTGCAGTACCTGAGCGATGTCGAGCTGCAAGCGCTACTCGACGCCTCCAGCGAGGCTATCGCCAATGGCTTGCTGATCCTTAGTGACGAGCCGTTGCTGTTTATCCATCTGGCAGCGTTCACCAGTTGGCTGAAGATGCTGCCGCCGCAGTATCTGGCAGAAGTAGTGGCCGAAGTCCGGGTCGAGTTGTTGATCAGTTTTCTGCTGATGCGCGTTTCCGGCGGCGTTGGCGTGCCCGTGCGACTGAGCAGCAAGGTGCTGAGCAAGATCAAGTCGCCCCGGGCGCGGCAATGGCTGGCCGCATCGGCCTTGCGCCTGAGCGAACTGACCTCCACTGCGGATCTGAGCAAGCACGCGGGCGCGTTGAAGCCATTGATGGTCAATGCACGCAATGTGTCTTTGAAGCCGACACCAGCGATCCCTCTGAACATTCGCCAGGCCGACTCGGTCGTGCTGAGTGTTCCGAATCCGGCGCCGATGGCGCGGGAAAAGTCGCGGAACACCACCCGGATGGAGCGTCACGAACCCCGCGACGATGCTTCGAACCAGGCTAAAAACCCCAACGGCGACAGCGCCGATTGCGCGCCGCTGACCTGTACCAACGGTTGCCCGGTGTCGATGGTCACCGGCGAAGAGCTGCTGACCCTGACCGATGGCACGCTCGATGGTTTGCTGCCGTTCGAGTTCACCCGGTTGTACCGCACCAGCGCGGTGGAGATCGATGTCGGGCTGGGGTTTGGCTGGAGTCATTCGCTGGCGCATCGGCTGGAGTTTGATGGCGAGGCGGTGGTCTGGGTCGATCACGAGAACCGCCGCACGCGGTTTCCGTTGCCCAGCGTTGAGCGCCCGGCGATTCACAACAGCCTGTCGCGGGCGGCGATTTTTCTCGGCGATGAGCCAGAGGAACTGATCCTCGCGCTGGCCGGGGATACAGCGCGGTTTTATCACTTTCGTGCCGGGCGGCTGGTGGCGGTCAGTGATGCGTATGGCAATCGTCTGATCGTTTCTCGCGATCATCAGCAGCGGATTGTCCGCCTGGACAATGGCGCGGGTCGCTCGCTGCTGTTGCGCTATGACCGGGCGCATCTGGTCGCGGTTGATTACCAGGTGCTTGAGGCTGATGGCTGGCGCACCGAGCAAACGCTGGTCAGTTATTGCTACGACGCGCGTCAGCGGTTGTTGGCCGCGACCAATGCGGTCGGTGACAGCGAGCGTTACGACTACGACGATCAGCACGTCATCCTGCAGCGGCAACTGACCGGCGGCGCGAGCTTTTTCTGGGAGTGGGAGCGCTCGGGCAAGGCGGCGCGCTGCGTGCGGCACTGGGCGTCGTTCGCGCAGATGGACACCCGTTACGTCTGGGCCGATGACGGCAGCGTCGCGGTGCACTACGTCGATGGCAGCGAAGAAACCTACGTCCACGATGACAGCGCACGGCTGGTGCGCAAGGTCGCGGCCGATGGCGGTGAGCACCTCAAGGCTTATGACGATCAGGGCCGGCTGATCGCCGAGCAGGATCCGCTGGGCGCGGTCACCGAATACCGTTACGACGACGTCGGACGGCTGATCGCGCTGCTTCCGCCGGACGATGAGCCAACGTCCTACGAGTACCGCAACGGTTTCCTGCACAGCCGTTCTCGCGGCGAGGCGGTGTGGACGTTTCGGCGCAACGCCGAGGGCGATGTCACCGAGGCGGTCGATCCTGACGGCCAGGTCACCCATTACTACTACGACACGCGCGGGCAGTTGCTGTCGATCCGCTATCCGGACACCAGCCGGCACAAGTTGTCGTGGAACGACCTCGGGCAACTGATCGAGGAAACCCTGCCTGACGGTGGTGTGCGGCGCTTTTCCTACGACGCGCTGGGGCGACGGACGACCACTTGCGACGAACACGGCGCGATCACCCGCCAGCAGTGGGACGCGGTTGGCCGACTGGTTCAAACGACATTTCCTACAGGCGCCACTCGCGCCTACAGCTATGGCGCTTACGGCCAAGTCACTGCCGAGCGCGACGAACTCGGGCGCATCACCCGCTACGAGTATGACGACGACCTGCATCTGGTCTCGCGCAAGATCAACCCCGACGGCACGCGGGTGCAGTACCGCTACGACCATGCGCAACTGCTGCTGACGGAAATCGAGAACGAGTCCGGGGAAAAGTACCGCCTGGACTACACGCCCACCGGATTGATCCGACAGGAAACCGGCTTCGATGGTCGGCGCACCGCTTACGCCTACGACCGCAACGGGCACCTGCTGGAAAAGACCGAGTTCGGCGATGACGGCTCGACGCTGGTCACCGTCTACGCGCGTGATGCGGCCGGGCGCTTGCTGCTGAAAACCCTGCCCGACGGAGTTGAGGTGGCTTACACCTATGACCGACTGGGCCGTTTGACCGGGGTCGATGACGGTCAAAAGCATCCACTGGCCTTTGAATATGACCGGCAGGACCGGCTGATCACCGAGCATCAGGGCTGGGGCACCTTGCGGTATGTCTACGACGCCTGCGGCCAGCTCAAGCGCCAGCGTCTGCCGGACAACAGCAAGCTCGACTATCACTACGCCAAGGGCGGCGCGCTGACCGCCATCGACCTCAATGGCACGCGGCTGAGCAGCCACGTCTATCAATCGGGTCGCGAACAACAACGCCAACAAGGCCTGCTGCGCAGCGATTATGCCTACGACGATCAGGGACGTTTGCTGGCCCACGCTGTAGGCCATCAGCACGACTCGCTGTATCGCCGGGATTATGCCTACAGCGCCAACGGCAACCTCGAGCACATCGCCGACAGCCGCCATGGCCAGCGCACCTATGGCTATGACGCCCTCGACCGCTTGATCCGCGTGCGTCACTCGCGCGACGAACTGCCGGAATCCTTCGCCCACGACCCGGCCGGCAACCTGCTGATGCAGGATCGCGCCGGCCCGACGCGGATCAAGGGCAACCGCCTGCTGATGCAGGGCGATCGCCATTACGACTACGACGCCTTCGGCAACCTGATCCGCGAGCGTCGTGGCCGCGACCAGCAACTCGTCACCGAATACCGCTACGACTGCCAACACCGCCTGATCGGCCTGACCCGCGCCGACGGCCAAACCGCGACCTACCAATACGACGCCTTCGGCCGGCGCATTCGCAAAACCGTCGACGGCCAGACCACCGAGTTCTTCTGGCAAGGCGACCACCTCGTCGCCGAAAGCGGCCCTAACCACCACCGCAGCTACGTCTACGAACCCGGCACCTTCCGCCCACTGGCGCTGCTCGACGGCAAAGGTCCGAAAAAGGCCTGCCCGTTCTACTACCAACTCGACCACCTCGGCACGCCGCAGGAACTGACCGACTACAGCGGCGAAATCGTCTGGTCAGCGCAATACGACGCCTACGGCAAGGTGTCGGCGATCACCCTCGCGGGCGAGGACTACCTGGACCAGCCGCTGCGCTTTCAGGGGCAGTATTTCGATGCGGAAAGCGGGCTGCATTACAACCGGCATCGGTATTACGACCCGAGGTTGGGGCGGTATTTGACGCCGGATCCCATCAAGTTGGCGGGTGGGTTGAATCAGTATCGGTATGTGCCGAATCCGACGGGATGGGTGGATCCGTTGGGGTTGAACTCCAATTGTCCGCCGCCGAATAAGCCAGGCTGTGAGGTGCCGGGTGGGATTGGCGGGGCTAAGGTTGACGAGGGTGAGCCGAAACTACCGACCATTGCTCACAATATAGATCCGAAAACTTTGAAGCGTGTACATACAATAGAGGGAAAAACCTCAACCAGGACAGTCGAAGATTATAAAAATAAAATGCGCAACGGATACGGCCCAACCGATCCCATCACCGTAATAGAACATGACGGCAACCTATATATCTTGGACGGACACCATCGCGCAGCAGCTGCACGACAAACTTCGACCAATGTGACAATCAAACTCATAACAGATCTAAAAACGTATAACGGAGCTCTAAGAAGTATTGAAGATGTATTGGAATCAGCAAACAATGTGGGCCTGGACAGGTTGGAGCACCGGAGAAGAAGATGA